TGATAGAAACGACCCGTGCTTCTGGCTTTCCTCATCACCATTTCCTACTATGCGTGCAGTTGAGTTAATACCTCAAAGGTACACGAGGTTAGTCTATTTTATGTCATCACTATATCTTCCGGAACTTTCCCCAAAATTAGAGTGACTTGGTGTAAAGAGAGTCAACATTTGATTAATCGAGACTGTTTGAAAGTGAGCCCAAAAAGACCCTTTGAGATGTTTTGTCGAATCGGTATGACAGGTAGTGGTATGAGGAAACGCCTGAACCCACCCATCGCGGGTTTAACCTTGATCACGTTGATGGCGACGGCTGTACCCGCTCCTAGCCATGCACAACTTCCCACTTTACCGGCTCCTAGGGATTCGCAAACTCCCTCTTTCCCTGATCCGAACAATGTTCCATTTCCTACGGCACCTGCGGCTGGGGACTCGCAAATTCCCTCGTTTTCCACGCCTCCCTCAGCCCCAGAAGCACCCCCTCCTCCGCCTGGAAGTCGCCCCTCTGGATTTAGTAACTTACCACCGGAAACACCTTACACCCTGGGAGCTGGCGATCGCGTCAGAGTCGATGTATTTGATGTTCCCGAATACAGTGGCGAGTTCGCGGTTTTAGTGGATGGTACCCTCAACCTACCGGTGATTGGTGCTGTCACCGTGCGGGGGCGGACACTGCAACAAGCGAGTGAAACCATTTCTCAACTCTACGCCCGCTACGTGAGACGCCCCCTTGTCACCGTAGGACTCCTGGCTCCCCGCCCCGTCACGATTGCCATTGCGGGTGAAGTCAATCGTCCAGGAACTTACACCGCCGGTGCTCAAGCTGGGGGTGGTGCTGGCACAACGGCTGGACAATTTCCCACCGTCACCCAGGCGATTACTCTGGCGGGTGGTATTACTCAATCGGCTGCTGTGGGTGAGGTCAAACTTCGGCGTCGTAATTCACCAACAACCTACACCATTAACCTCTGGGCTTTATTAAACCAGGGCGACATCTCGCAAGACGTAGCCTTAAGAGATGGAGACACCCTGTTTATCCCCACGGTGGTGGATGTCAATCCCAGCGAGACTCGGACACTGGCGGATGCTAGTTTCGCTAACCGACAAGCTCAACCGATTAATATTGCGATTGTTGGCGAAGTCGCCCGTCCTGGCCCTTATGAAATCATAGGGGGTTCTGTCGGCACAGGCGGTGCCACAGGAGCCGTAACGGGAACTGTAACCGGTGTAGCGGCAGGCGGTGGCGCAGCAGGCGGCCCACCCACGATCACCAAGGCGATTCAAGTGGCTGGAGGCATTACCTCCCAGGCTGATGTACGCTCTGTCACTATCCGGCGTCCAACTCGCTCAGGCCAATCCAAAGTAATTGAGGTCAATTTATGGGAGATGTTGCGTACCGGTGACATCTCTCAAGACGTGATCTTACAAAATGGAGACACCATTACAATTCCCACCGCCACGGCAATTGACCCCGCAGAGGCAACCGTACTGGCTGGAGCTAGTATTTCTCCCAACACCATTGTTGTGAACGTGGTTGGGGAAGTGACCCGAGCCGGTGCTATCCCCGTGCCCCCCAACACGCCCTTAAATCAAGCCATACTGGCGGCGGGTGGATTTAACAATCGTGCGAAGAAAAGTAAGGTTGACCTAATTCGCCTCAACCCCAACGGCTCTGTTTCCAAACGAGAAGTTGAGGTAGATTTGGCTCAGGGCATTAATGAGGAAGGTAATCCTACTTTACGCAACAACGATGTTGTGGTTGTCAGGCGCTCTACCATCGCTAGCATCGGGGATACCCTAGGCACGGTCTTGTCACCGATTACCAACTTCTTCGGCTTCTTAAACCTGTTTGGTTTTTAAACCGTTTAGATGGCTTGGCAATTATTAATGAGCGGTTTTTTCGGTTGTCTTTTGGGTTCTTAGCGCTGGTTCCTGCGACGACCGATTTAACCTTCTCGAAGGTCTCAAGCATTCGTAATGGGCTGAGGGGCGGTTAGCCAGACTCGTAATCTTCAGCCTTGATCCGCAGGTTGAGGAGCATCAATTCCCACCCTGCCTATATTCCGTGTAGTATCCTAGGCATACGGGATACACAATTAAATAAACCAGTAAATTTTTTCCAAATTCTTTCAAGTTATCAAGAGGGGCAGGGGCAAGTATGGAGATGGGCAATATTCAAGATCCATTACTACCAAACGGCAATGGTAAGCGTTTGCCGTCAATGCCGCTCATCTATCCAACTAAACCACCGGAGAATAATGATGATGATGATCTCAATCTCCGGCAGCTATTGACCGTATTCAGGCGTCGCGCCATCGTAGTGGTTGGGGTGGCGATCGCTGTAACTTCGGGAATTGGTTTTTGGAGTTTTCGTCAGGAGCCAAAGTACGAAAGTCGCTTCCAGCTGTTGGTCGAACCGGTGACAGCTGAGGGGGGAAAGCTGAACAAATTGGCACAAGTGCCCGGTGTCACTGATGTTCCCTATTCGGTTCTGGATTACGACACGCAAATTCAAGTGCTGCGTAGCCCGAATTTGATGAGTCCCATTCTTCAAGAAATCCAAAAGCGCTATCCCGACGTTAGCTACGATTCTCTCATTACCAGTACTAAGCTCAAAATTGGTCGATTTGAAGAAACGAAAATTCTAGAAGTCCGCTATCGCGACACAGACGCGAAAAAAGTTCGGGAAGTCTTACACCAGGTTGCCAGAGGTTATCTGCGGTATTCGCTGCAAGAGCGGCAGATGAACCTGAAGAAGGGTATTGAGTTTGTGGATAGTCAATTGCCTCAACTGCGCCTGCGGGTAGACAAACTCCAAGCCGAACTGCAAGCCTTTCGGCAGCGCAACGAGCTCCTCGACCCGGAAAGCCAATCCCAACAGCTCGCGATGCGGGTGAACACGATTGAGCAACAGCAGGTGGACACACAAGTCAAGATCAGAGAAAATCAGTCTCTGTATACCACCCTCACGTCACAACTGGGGCTGCAACCTGAACAAGCGATCGCGACCACTAGCCTCAGTGAAGCTCCTCGCTACCAACAACTCCTCAACCAGCTTCAAGAAATTGAAGCCAAAATTGCTAAGGAGTCAGCACGTTTTACGGAAGACAGCCCGACCATTGTTGCCCTACGCGACCAACAGCGCAATCTCCTACCTCTGCTAGAACAAGAATCCCAAAAAGTAATCGGGACGAATCTACAACAGGCCGGTGTCACCAATGATTCACCCAGTTCGATTCGTAACCAACTGTCACAGCAACTGGTAGATGCCGCTAACCAAATTCAAGTTTTGCAAATGCGGCAAAAGGCGATCGCCCAAGCCGAACGCCTGTTAAACCAGCAAGTTAGACAAATGCCGGTGATTGCTCGCCAATACACCGATTTACAACGAGAACTAAATGTGGCGACGGAGAGCTTAAATCGCTTTCTGGGCGTTCGGGAGGGATTGCAAATTGAAGTCGCACAGAAATCTCTGCCTTGGGAAATCATTTTAAAACCGGAAGTACCTAAATTTCCGGTTTCTCCTAATAATGAGCGGAACCTGATTTTAGGTGCGATCGCGGGTTTATTATTGGGCACGGTTGTTGCCTTAATGGTCGAACGTTTAGACAATGTTTTCCACTCTCCCGATGAACTCAAAGACCGCACCAAACTCCCACTGCTGGGTGTCATTCCCTACAGCAAACAAATCAAAGAAATCATGCCTGCGGCTACTTTGGCTGATAAAATGCCAGAGCCAGAAGATGCCGTACCCAAAAAGGGTAATCGCCGCCAGCCCCAATGGTATAAAGCCTCGCCTTTTTTAGAATCTTTCCGTTCTCTGCATACCAATATCCGCTTTCTGGGTAGTGATACACCCATCCACTCCATAGTGATTAGCTCGGCAACACCAGGAGATGGCAAATCGACCGTTTCCGTTCACCTCGCTCAAGCGGCGGCGGCAATGGGCCAACGGGTACTATTGGTCGATGCTGACTTGCGGTTGCCTCAGGTACATAAAGTTTTGGGTTTAGACAACCACATTGGCCTGAGTAATGTGATTGCTACTGGATGCACGGCTAAACAAGCCATCCAGCGATTACCGATGTGGGATCACCTGTATGTCTTAACCGCCGGTCAGCTTCCACCTGACCCCACTCGACTCCTATCTTCTAAGAAAATGCTGTATCTGATGGAGCAATTTCATGCCGTTTTTGACCTTGTGATTTACGATACACCACCTGTACTAGGACTAGCTGATGGTCAACTGTTAGCCGCTCATACCAATGGCGTTGTCATGGTTGGAGGATTGGGGAAAACGGATCGGTCAATGATGATGCAATCCTTAGATCGGCTGAGAATTTCTAACGCTACTGTTTTAGGTGTGGTAGCTAACGGTGTCAAGGGCTATACCACCCAATCTTACTACCATTATCAACAGTACTATGCTCCAACTGAGTCAGAAGTGATGAAGGCGAAGAAGTTGTTGCAAAAAAGGATGGGTTAATCACCGCGAAAAGAGTATTAATAAGTTCTGATACCAAGATGCATTCAAACCTATAACTCTCTCTTTTTCTTACCTCAGAGTCCTCTGTGTCTGGAGTGGTTTGTTAAATTCTACGTGAGACAGCAACTCACTATGAATTCTTGCTTGAAAGTTTATCGTGAATATCCTACCTTTTCTATTTCTTGACACAAACCTACCTCTACGAAGTAAGAGATCAAGATAAACTATTCACCGACGGAGGTAGAAAATTCCTATTATCATTAACCGCAACTTTTCAACCCCTTAGCCACCACTAATTTTTGCTTTATAACCCATTTGAATCAGCAGTGGAACGAGTTTCTGAGTATGGTCACCCTGAATTTCTAGAGTATTATCCTTCACCGCGCCCCCACTCCCACACTGGGTTTTGAGTTGCTTTAATAACTTAGTTAACGTTTCGGGGGTGGCTTGAAATCCACTAATGACTGTTACCGTTTTTCCCTTACGCCCCTTACGGGAAGCTTGTACTCTCAAATCTTGCTGATTGGGAGGTAGTTCTTGAACGGCTCGCTCAGTGGCAGCAGGCTTACTTCCAGAACCAAACTCTTGATAAACAACACGATTGCCTGTGGCATCGCCTTTTGGGCTATCGCTAGAGGATTGAGAATTAGACGATTTCCGGTTTGATTTTGATGAAGTCATACCTTTTAACAAAATAGTGAAGATGAAGTATGAAAGATGAATTTTTACTTTCTCAGGTAAACCCCTGGTAGACAAGTTGTTATGTTTATAATTCAACCTTCATACTTCAATCATTATTGATGCGCTTTAGCGCGAGAATTAGAGTGTGCTTCTACGGTACCGTAATGGGAACCAAAGCATTCTCCGGTACATAAGTACGGTAAATCCCATTATCGGCAAAAACTAAAATCAGCCGTATCGGATAATCGGGGCTAATTTGTAAATCGGCCCAAGGCACTGCCACCTCCAAGCACTGCTCAAATGCAGCTTGAGCACGACTGGCTCTGGGATGCCAAAGCAGATGCTCTCCAGCTTCCTCAAACCAAGTTGAGGCCGTTTGTAAATTAATTCCTAGATGGTGGTGGAACAGATAGTTCAACGGTGCTTCTTCGGGAAGTTCTGCGATCGGTGCAGGACTGTTGTGCATAATTTGATCGGGATAGAACCACAACAGGTGTAATTCTGAGGGAATGTCCTTACCCGGTTGCATCCCACTTTTGAAGTCAACACGCAGGTAAAAGTTGAGGTGGTCAACTCCGTACCACAGGCGCTGAACCGCACTACTACGGTGCATGGTGCCTCGTGCGCCCCCAATCTCCAGACGACCCGCTTTATCCCAATCCTGCTCATCTCCCTTGCCATTGATGACAGGGTGAATGAAGCTTTCGGGTTCATGATCTCCCCGGATTTCGTGGATTTCTACCTCTTTTTTGAGACTGGGAGGAATCGGCTCATTCAAGCTGGTGTAAATGGCGCTCACATGTTCCCGAAATAACTGGTCGAATATGGCATCGTGGTTGGAGGAATGACCCTCACCAAACCACCAGAACCAATCCGAACCTTCCGCCGCATACAACGCTTCCCAAACTTCTGGGTTATTTTCTTCCGTCGCTTCTGGATGATTCGCTAAGACTTGCCGTGCTTCTGCCAGCAAGTCCCAAGCTCGATTTTTGGCAGGGTCTCCAATCCACGTTGTGAAGCTACCATCCACCCAGGAACCACTGTGGAGTTGCTCAGATGGAATAATTTCGGTGGCTGGGAATTGTTCGATAAATTCACTCACCGTTACCAGTTTGATATCTGAATGGTCGCTCAGGGTCTGATAAAGGGATTCGAGGAAAGGGATGCCGTCTTTGTAGTAGTACTCCCAGCAATTTTCCCCATCTAGAGCAATGGTGACCAACCAAGGGTTTTCTAAGGAGGTGCCACCTTCATGTTGCCGAGATTTTAGGGAACGAGAAATCGCTTCTAAATGTCCCACCAAATTACTAGAAGCCTGCTTCGCATCCATCGTTCCATAGGTAAAGCCAATTAAATCGGATAAGCGATGGTCTCGGAACACGATCGCCAGAGGGCCATAAGGCGTTTCCAGGCGATAGGGACGGTACAAAACTTCCGGGTCTAAAACATTCCCCGCCTCATCCCGATGGAAAAAGTGCTTCAGTGTACACCCCAACACCGCCTCATCGGAGCAAATCCACTCAAACCCTTGCTGAGCAATATAAGGTAAAATCTCAGGACTAACAGACTGCTCACTCGGCCACAACCCACGCGGCGTTCGACCAAAGCGGTCTTGATACATCGTCCACGATTTCTTCAGGTGACGAGGAATATCTTCTTCCCACTGAAAGCGATGTTGCGGCAAGTTCATCTGGGGTACAGCCCGACGCCCTGCATTTGTATCTGCCAGTAGGGGCAAAATGGGGTGGGTGTAGGGGGTTGTGGTCACTTCTAGCTGACCGGCATCCTGCATTTTCCGGTGCTGGGGAATAATCCGACCGATAATTTCTCTCTGCTTCGAGAAAATGCGTTGGCGATCGCTTAAGGTGAAATTCCGCCCCTGCTTTAACCATCCCTCAATCTCTGGGTCATCCCAAAACAGAGGGTCAATCCAGGCTAGATTGTGCCACGCCAGCAAGTCACTAAAATCTGCGAGCGTCCAATTATCCAAACACCATTCCCGTCCTTTGTCCTGTCGTAACCCGTACAGTTCCCGGTAGCGGGGATGGGGGTCAATCAGGGTGTGGTGATTGCCATCAAAAAAATGCTCGATGATAAATTGCTTCTGTTCGGCGTTGAGCTGTTCGCTGGGCGTCAAAGCGACTTCCAGATAGGGGTCGAACGCTTTACCCGCGACATAATCTTCGAGCTGCAAAATCAGCGATGGAACCAAGTTCACTGTCTGATGCAGCTTGGGATAGCGCTCTAAAAGTAGCACTAAATCTAAGTAGTCTTTCGTACCATGTAATCGCACCCACGGTAGACGATATTGCCCTAGAGCAACAGAACCACTATCACGACATTTGTACAGGGGTTGGTGCTGATGCCAGATAAAAGCGACGTATAAGGGATGAGACATGCGTTTTGAGTCGGATGAGACGTGTGAGTCAAGAGTTAGGGGAGATCACTACAGTCCTCCCCGTCTTAACTCTTAACTTTTAACTCAAAACGGCTACATGACTTGCTCAACTTCAGCAATTTCTGGGATGAATTCGCGTAAGCGCCGCTCAATCCCCATTCTCAGGGTCATGGTTGAGCTGGGGCAAGACCCGCAGGCACCTTGAAGCCGAAGTCTAACAATGGGGCCATCTAACTCAACAAGCTCGACATTGCCACCATCAGCCATCAAGTAGGGACGCAAGTCATCCAAAACTGTTTCGACGTTCTCAGGAGTTAGCGCCATTGTTGGGGACATAATTGTTCATCCTTTGTGATTTTTTGCTTGAATCGCAGCTATCTTCATCCTAGCTTCCTTGAGTAGAGCAGAAAGACTAGCTTTCAGCAATTAGCTTAGTTGTCTGGTACATCGGAAGAACTAATCGTTGAGATTGGTTGTCTTCTCTACCAGCTTAATCAGCTAGCTAATCACTGAAAGATAATAGCGAATCGCTCAGGATTAAACCGCTACGGGTTCGAGGAGTTTGATATTAGAAAAACTGAACTCGGTAGTGAGCCGGTTTTCTCCATCGATCGCGTGAACGACTTGGCGCGTCATAACATAATAATTGCCGACTTTCTCATAGCTCTCCTCAAACTCTCGTTTGGTCTTGAGATTGCCCGTCTTAGCCTCTCGGAAGATGGCGTTGTAGCCTGTTGAAACATAGCCTTCCCCGGTATCTAAGCTTTCGTTGGTATTAATCGTAAACGCCATCGGCCCCATCACCCGGCTCACCTGGCAAATTTCGGTACCTCGGACTTTGTAGTTCGACCCCATGGCATCACCCTTGACCAGGATTTCTACAGCACCAGTAGCGTCTGCTTCACCCAGACTAAACTCGTTCTTCCCGTGAGCCTTCTCAAACTGCGATCGCTTGCGGTGGGTAACAATATCCCGCATTTGGTTGTAAACGCTTTCTTGAACTTTTTCGT
This Microcoleus sp. AS-A8 DNA region includes the following protein-coding sequences:
- a CDS encoding glycoside hydrolase, with amino-acid sequence MSHPLYVAFIWHQHQPLYKCRDSGSVALGQYRLPWVRLHGTKDYLDLVLLLERYPKLHQTVNLVPSLILQLEDYVAGKAFDPYLEVALTPSEQLNAEQKQFIIEHFFDGNHHTLIDPHPRYRELYGLRQDKGREWCLDNWTLADFSDLLAWHNLAWIDPLFWDDPEIEGWLKQGRNFTLSDRQRIFSKQREIIGRIIPQHRKMQDAGQLEVTTTPYTHPILPLLADTNAGRRAVPQMNLPQHRFQWEEDIPRHLKKSWTMYQDRFGRTPRGLWPSEQSVSPEILPYIAQQGFEWICSDEAVLGCTLKHFFHRDEAGNVLDPEVLYRPYRLETPYGPLAIVFRDHRLSDLIGFTYGTMDAKQASSNLVGHLEAISRSLKSRQHEGGTSLENPWLVTIALDGENCWEYYYKDGIPFLESLYQTLSDHSDIKLVTVSEFIEQFPATEIIPSEQLHSGSWVDGSFTTWIGDPAKNRAWDLLAEARQVLANHPEATEENNPEVWEALYAAEGSDWFWWFGEGHSSNHDAIFDQLFREHVSAIYTSLNEPIPPSLKKEVEIHEIRGDHEPESFIHPVINGKGDEQDWDKAGRLEIGGARGTMHRSSAVQRLWYGVDHLNFYLRVDFKSGMQPGKDIPSELHLLWFYPDQIMHNSPAPIAELPEEAPLNYLFHHHLGINLQTASTWFEEAGEHLLWHPRASRAQAAFEQCLEVAVPWADLQISPDYPIRLILVFADNGIYRTYVPENALVPITVP
- a CDS encoding SLBB domain-containing protein, translated to MRKRLNPPIAGLTLITLMATAVPAPSHAQLPTLPAPRDSQTPSFPDPNNVPFPTAPAAGDSQIPSFSTPPSAPEAPPPPPGSRPSGFSNLPPETPYTLGAGDRVRVDVFDVPEYSGEFAVLVDGTLNLPVIGAVTVRGRTLQQASETISQLYARYVRRPLVTVGLLAPRPVTIAIAGEVNRPGTYTAGAQAGGGAGTTAGQFPTVTQAITLAGGITQSAAVGEVKLRRRNSPTTYTINLWALLNQGDISQDVALRDGDTLFIPTVVDVNPSETRTLADASFANRQAQPINIAIVGEVARPGPYEIIGGSVGTGGATGAVTGTVTGVAAGGGAAGGPPTITKAIQVAGGITSQADVRSVTIRRPTRSGQSKVIEVNLWEMLRTGDISQDVILQNGDTITIPTATAIDPAEATVLAGASISPNTIVVNVVGEVTRAGAIPVPPNTPLNQAILAAGGFNNRAKKSKVDLIRLNPNGSVSKREVEVDLAQGINEEGNPTLRNNDVVVVRRSTIASIGDTLGTVLSPITNFFGFLNLFGF
- a CDS encoding polysaccharide biosynthesis tyrosine autokinase; protein product: MGNIQDPLLPNGNGKRLPSMPLIYPTKPPENNDDDDLNLRQLLTVFRRRAIVVVGVAIAVTSGIGFWSFRQEPKYESRFQLLVEPVTAEGGKLNKLAQVPGVTDVPYSVLDYDTQIQVLRSPNLMSPILQEIQKRYPDVSYDSLITSTKLKIGRFEETKILEVRYRDTDAKKVREVLHQVARGYLRYSLQERQMNLKKGIEFVDSQLPQLRLRVDKLQAELQAFRQRNELLDPESQSQQLAMRVNTIEQQQVDTQVKIRENQSLYTTLTSQLGLQPEQAIATTSLSEAPRYQQLLNQLQEIEAKIAKESARFTEDSPTIVALRDQQRNLLPLLEQESQKVIGTNLQQAGVTNDSPSSIRNQLSQQLVDAANQIQVLQMRQKAIAQAERLLNQQVRQMPVIARQYTDLQRELNVATESLNRFLGVREGLQIEVAQKSLPWEIILKPEVPKFPVSPNNERNLILGAIAGLLLGTVVALMVERLDNVFHSPDELKDRTKLPLLGVIPYSKQIKEIMPAATLADKMPEPEDAVPKKGNRRQPQWYKASPFLESFRSLHTNIRFLGSDTPIHSIVISSATPGDGKSTVSVHLAQAAAAMGQRVLLVDADLRLPQVHKVLGLDNHIGLSNVIATGCTAKQAIQRLPMWDHLYVLTAGQLPPDPTRLLSSKKMLYLMEQFHAVFDLVIYDTPPVLGLADGQLLAAHTNGVVMVGGLGKTDRSMMMQSLDRLRISNATVLGVVANGVKGYTTQSYYHYQQYYAPTESEVMKAKKLLQKRMG
- a CDS encoding DUF3386 domain-containing protein, whose product is MTEQTSARELFQAAYENRYTWDANFPGYRADIEIKQGDEVYQGEVRINGDLTVEVTGIEDEKVQESVYNQMRDIVTHRKRSQFEKAHGKNEFSLGEADATGAVEILVKGDAMGSNYKVRGTEICQVSRVMGPMAFTINTNESLDTGEGYVSTGYNAIFREAKTGNLKTKREFEESYEKVGNYYVMTRQVVHAIDGENRLTTEFSFSNIKLLEPVAV
- a CDS encoding NifU family protein; amino-acid sequence: MSPTMALTPENVETVLDDLRPYLMADGGNVELVELDGPIVRLRLQGACGSCPSSTMTLRMGIERRLREFIPEIAEVEQVM
- a CDS encoding translation initiation factor, with translation MTSSKSNRKSSNSQSSSDSPKGDATGNRVVYQEFGSGSKPAATERAVQELPPNQQDLRVQASRKGRKGKTVTVISGFQATPETLTKLLKQLKTQCGSGGAVKDNTLEIQGDHTQKLVPLLIQMGYKAKISGG